A segment of the Catenuloplanes nepalensis genome:
GACAAGACCGTGGTCAGCATCTCGATCAGCAGCCTGACCGCGATCGACGTGGTCTTCCGCGCCCCGGTCACGCTCGACCTGCCGAAGGGCCGCGAGGAGGGCGTCACCGAACTGCGCTTCCACACCGACACGCCGGACGAGCTGGTCGCGTTCGCACGCACGTTCCTGCCCGACCCGGTCCGGGCCTGACCCGGCCGATGGTGTGGTGCCGTTTGCGTGTCCGTCGAGCTTCGCGTTGCAACAAGCCTGCACATCCAAGACATTGAATATTGGAAAGCGCTTTCCTAGAATGATGAACGTCATGTTTCGACGATGTTGCGATCTCTGTCGGCCGCAGACGTGGAGGGGCCAAGCGCTATGAGGACAGCAACTCGATGGAAAGTGGTTGTGGCGGTGGGCACGGGCGTGCTGACCGCGGCCGCCGCAGTCGTGATCGGCCTACCGACGACGGCAGCCGCCGCGACCGTGTTCAGCGACGACTTCAACGACGGCGACGCCAGCGGCTGGACCGCCTCGGGCGGATCCTGGTCGGTGGTCAACGACGGCACCCCGGTCTACCAACAGAGCGGCACCAGCTCGGATGCCCGCGCCCGCACCGGATCCGCAAGCTTGGCCGACTACACCGTCACGGTCCGCGTCAAGCCGACCGCGGTCAACGGCAGCAACCGGTTCGTGGCGGTGCTGGCCCGCGCCCAGTCGGCGACGAGCTATTACTACCTCGCCCTGCGCAGCAACAACACCGTCGAGCTGAAGAAGCTGGTCAACGGCTCGTCGACGACGCTTGCCTCGGCCGGCACCACGTTCACGCTCAACAACTGGCACACGCTCAGCCTGGAGGTGTCCGGCAGCACGCTGCGCGGTTCGGTCAACGGCGCCAGCATGCTCACCGTCACTGACACCCAGTTCGCGAGTGGACAGGTCGGCGTTGCCACGTTCAATGCCAGTGCCCGCTTCGACGACGTCGGAGTCGCGGACGGCCCCGGGCCGACGCCGACCACCACCGGCCCGACCACGACTCCCACGACCGCACCGCCGACCACGGGCCCGCCGCCGACGACGGGAATCGTCGGCTGGGCCACGCAGGCCGGTGGTACGACCGGCGGAGCGAGCGGCCCGACGGTGACGGTGAGCAGCTGGGCCGACCTCCGTACCCAGGCACAGACATCCGGCGCCCGGACGATCCTGGTCAACGGGATGTTCAGCGGGTCGGGCACCATCGAAGTCACCGCGGACAAAACCATCCGCGGAGTCGGCGCCAACTCCGGCGTGTCCGGCACGACGTTCAACATCGAGGACATGCAGCCGGCCAACGTCATCATCCAGAACCTGAACATCAGGGGTGTGCCCGGCGGTGACGCGATCCAGATCGAGAACGCCACGCACATCTGGATCGACCACAACACGATGTCGAGCACCATCGAGGACGACGTCGACTTCTACGACGGCATGATGGACATGACCCACGCCGCCGACTACATCACCGTCTCCTGGAACATCGTCCGCGATCACTGGAAGACCTCGCTTGTCGGGCACTCCGACGGCAACGCCAGTGAGGACGACGGTCACCTGCGGATCACCTACCACCACAACTGGTTCGACCGCACCTTCGAACGCAGCCCCCGGGTGCGTTTCGGTGAGACGGTCCACGTCTTCAACAACTACTACACGAACATCAACAACAACACCGCCTCGTACGCGATCGCATCCACTATGGATGCCGGCGTGCTGGTCGAAGGCAACGTGTTCGAGAACGTGCAGCAGGCATGCTGGTCGGCCAGCGGCTACGCGGACTCCGACCCCGGACGGCTGGTGGCCCGGGACAACTCACTGACCAGTTCAGGGCCCTGTGAGACCAACGGCACCGTGGCTGCCGTCCCGTACAGCTACACCGCGGAGAGCGTCAACACCGTCAAGGCAACCGTCGGCAGCGGAGCCGGCACGGGCAGGATCTAGCCGATCCTCGATCGGACGCCGGCGACCGGGCACCTACCCGGTCGCCGGCGCCGCTGGACCGAGTTCGCAGGAGCGGCAGCAGCGAATCCCACGCCGATGTGCCGCACTCTCCGGCCGCCGGGTGCCCGCCGTGGACCAGCTCGGCCCGGTTCAGCTTCCGGCCATGGTGATGACCAGTTTGCCGCCCTTCGGGCGCTGCTCGCGCTCCAGCTCCGTCAGGGCGGGAATCGCCTCGGTCAACCGGACCGTGCGGGCGATGGGCAGGCGCAGTGTCCGGGCCACCTTCTCCAGGTCGGCGGTCACCGGCCGGCCCATCATCGCCCGGAACGGGCCGGGCAGGGCGCTTCTGATCATTTTGGCCGGGGTCGGGACGATGTCGACGATGGTTCCGCCCGGCTTCAGCAGCGTTCGGGCCGCGGCGAAGGGAAGCAGGCCGGGCGTGTCGAAGACGAGATCGAACCGTCCCGCGAGGGCGGCCGGGTCGAAGCCGAAACCCACGACCGGTTCGACGCCGAGCTCGCGGGCCTCGTCGGCCGCAGGGTCGCGGCAGCTGCCGGCGACCGAGGCTCCCCGCGCCCGGGCGAACTGGACGGCGGCCCGGCCCACCCCGCCCAGGCACCCGTTGACGAAGACCGCCTGCCCGGGCCGGACCTCCGCCGTGGCCTGGTAGGCGGTCACGCCCACGGTCGGCAGCGCGGCGGCCTGCTCGTACGAAAGGTCCACCGGTTTGAGCACGACGGCCTTCTCCTGGGCGGTCACCATCTCGGCGAACGCGCCCGCCTGCAGGAACCGAGCCCCGCCGAGTACCGCGTCGCCGGTCTTCAGGCGGGTGACGTCTGCGCCGACCGCCTCGACGACTCCGGCGAAGTCGTGCCCCATCGCCCGGGGAAAGGAGCGACCGGTGATCAGCTTCATCTCGCCGTTGCGCATCTTCCAGTCCAGCGCGTTGGAAGCTGCCGCCCGGACGCGGACGAGAACCTCATCCGGACCCGGGCGTGCCGGCTCGAACTCGGCGAGCCACATCACCTCCGGGCCGCCGTAGCGGTCGTACTGAAGGCGCTTCACGAGGCGTATTCGTTCGAGATCTCGGTGGCGTAGTTCTTCCAGAGCGGTTTCATGGTCTCGGCGTTGACCGGCTGCCCGGAATCGATCATGGCCTTGAAGTCGCGGAAGTACTGCACGTACAGGTCCGGTGTGAACGTGTTCAGCATGACCGCGTTCTCGTCGCCGACGTTGGCGAACGTGTGCGGCGCCCCGGTCGGCACGATGACCCAGGTGCCCGGCCCGGCGTCGTACTGGTCCTCGCCGACGGTGAACCGGAACGTTCCCGCCAGCACGTAGAAGCCCTCGTCGTGCTGGGCGTGGCGGTGCTGCAACGGGCTCGGGGTGCCCGGTGGGATGGTGACCTCGGCGAACCCCAGCCGGTGGTCGGTGTGCTCGCCGTTCTCCAGGATGCGGATCTGGTGCGCCCCGCTGCCGAGGATCTCGCCCTCACCGGGGCGGACGATGTTTACCTTCGCCACGACTATCTCCCATTGCTATTGCCTGCCTTGGTGACCACCATCCTGTTCTGGGCCGTCCGTGCGCGTCTTGGTGGTGCGTGCACGGTTGCTGGTTGTCAGTGCGCGGGCGTTGTAGCCGTACGTCGCCTTGAAGAGCTTGCTGAAATGGGTGGGATCGGAGAATCCCCACCGGGCGGCCACGGCGGTGACCGTACGTCCGCTTCCGGCCAGCTCGGCCCGGCAGCGCTCCAGGCGGCGACGGCGGATCAGGGCCGCGACGGTGAGCGGCTGGTCCTCGAACAGCTTGTGCAGCCGGCGTACGGAGATGTGGTGGGCGACGGCGATGCCCAGCGGGGACAGATCGGGATCGGCCAGCCGGGCCTCGATGTAGCCGGTGATCCGGTTCCGCAGCCTCTCGTCCGGTGCCGGTTGCTCGTCACCCAGCCGGGCCTCCAGCGCGACCGCGATCAGCTCGATGACGGCGGCCGCCGACCGCAGCGCCTCCGCCTCGCGGAACCCGGTCGCCGACCGCGCCGACTCCCGGGCCAGCACGGAGACGAGAGCGCCCGGACCGTGGCTGCCGTCGATGCGTACGCCGATGAGCCGGTCGATCTGCGCGGGCCGGATCCGAAGCTCCCGGCGCGGAACCAGGATCGTGACGTGTGCCGCTGCGGTGCTCTCGAACCGGAGCGTACGCGTGGGATCGAGCAGCATCAGGTCGGCCGGCCCGAGTTCGGCGTCGCCGCGCCCCTGCTCGATCCGCGTCCGGCCCCGGGTCATCACCTTGACCGCCAGGTTCGCGCCGTCGGAGGCGTCACGCTCCCGCCCGATGCAGGCGCTCTCGGGCGTGTCGAGGGAGACCAGCCGCAGCGGCCCGAGGTCACGGGTGGTGATCCGGCCCTGGAAGTCGGCCCCGGCCAGCTTGTTGACCAGCGGCGGAAACCCGCTGGCGGACAACTCGCCCTGGAACGTCTCAAGATTACCGATCACCGGTCAACGATAACGGCGACACTTCCGCTCGGACATGGTGTTCGGCTGGGGTCACCGCGACGCCGGCCCGTATCTGCCCTACCGGGCTCTGGTGCACGCGGTGGACGGCTCGGTCGCGTCGGCGACCCACGGCCGGTCATCGACGAGCCAGCTCCGGACGCGGCCGTCCCTCAGGAGTCTTCTCGCGGACGCGAAGGGATCGCCCCGCGGCTTCGAAGCTCACAAGCAGAACCACCCGTGGGTACGGCCCGCCCGGTTCAGCCCGGCCCGGCTCAGCCGGACGGTGGGGTGCTGCCGGTCAGCGTGAGGAAACGGTCGACCGCTAGTTCGGCCGCGGCGCGGAGGTGATCGGCTGGGGGCGCCGGTTCGCCGAGCAGTGACCGGATCTGCACGTCGCGGACGACCAGCCCGTACAGCAGCTGGAAAGCGTCGGCGGGATCGTCGGCGCGCAGTCGGCCCTGATCGGTGAGGTGGGTCAGGTAGCCCTCGATCAGCGGCCCGGTCGTGTGCCGGCCGTGCCGCAGCAGCAGAGCGGCGAGGTCGGGGGAGGTCATGGCGGCCCGGTTCAGCGCCACCGAGGTGTCGCTGGTGAGCAGCCGCAGCAGGTTCTCGGCGATGACGGTCAGGGTCGCGCGCGGGTCGGCGGTGCTGTCCAGGGCGGCCGCCACGGCCGTCGTGACCTGGCCGGACTGCCGTTCGATCAGGGCCGCGAGCAACCCGTCGCGGTTGCTGAACCAGGTGTAGAGGCTCTCCTTCGAGCAGCCGGCGCGGGCGGCGACGGCCTGCATGGTGGTGCCGTCGAGGCCGTGGACGACAAGCTCGGCGAGCGCCGCGTCGAGGGCCGCGTGGCGACGGGCCTCCTGTTCGCCGGCGCGGGGCCGGCCCCGTCGGATCTGTCCGGTCACGGGGGCCTCCGATGCCACTAGCGCCTAATCGAACTGTCGGGTACGGTTTAATTCGTACTCGCCGGTTCGATTATAGCTGGAGGCACACCATGCACGCCGCCCGACGCACCGCCCGCGCCTGGACCCTGGGGTCGGCCACCGTGGCGACCGGCCTGATCGCCGGGTTCTTCTACGCCTACGCCTGCTCCGTCATGTTCGGGCTGGCCCGGGTCGACGATCACACCTTCATCACCGCCATGCAGTGGATCAACGCCACCGTCCGCAACGGATGGTTCGCCGCGAGCTTCTTCGGCGCCCTGCCGCTGACCGCCGCGGCCGCGATCCTGCACGTGCGCCGCGACGGCAGGCGGGTGCTGCCCTGGGCGGCGGCGGCCTTTCTGCTCTACGCGGCCGCCTTCGCGATCACGATGGGCATCAGCGTGCCGCTCAACGAGGAGCTCGCGGCGGCCGGCGACCCCGGCGCCATCGGCGATCCCGGCGCGGTGCGGGCGGCGTACGAGGACGTCTGGGTGCGCTGGAACCTGGTTCGTACGCTCGCCTCGATCGCCGCTGTGGTCTGCCTCGTCCGGGCGCTGATCGTGCACGCTCGGCCGGGCGCCCGCGCCTGACCGTCCCTGACCGCCCGCCCCTGCCGCGTCTGGAGATCCCTGATGGCTGACGTTCCTGCCACGATCCTGGCCGATGGGCCCGGTGACACCTACATCGGGCTCGTTTTCATGTCCGGACTGTGCCTGGCGCCCATGATCATGCTGGGGCTGGGTGCCTGGTCCGCCTCCGGGAGCCGGCGTGGGCGCCGCGTCGCGGTGGGGATCAGTGTCGTGATCGTGCTGTTCTATGGGCTGTCGGTGCTGGGCAGTCACTTCTCGTGGCCGGACCTGCGGTTCAACGGTGAGGTCGCCGACGCCGCCATGCTGGTCCTGATCGCCTGCGGTGGCTTCCTGCTGCTGCCCTGGCTCCTGGCGTTCGGCGTTGCCAAGCTCGTCACACGCGCCACGCCGGCACCCGAGCCCGCTCCGGGCCCGGGATCGGGATCGGGATCGGATCCGGCGTAGCCGCCGCAGCCCGGACCGAGGTCCACGTAGCGGACAGTGCTTCACCTGAGCAGGACGTGGCAGATCGGAAACAGCAGGGCGCCGTCGAAGCGGTGGCAGGGCCTCTTCCGCCGCGATTCGCGCAGCGTCATCCTGCCCGTCTCGTAACGCTCGATGCGTTCGCGGGTTCCGGCCGCGGGCGTGATCCGCCACGAGTCGGCGTACTCGTCGTGAAGCTGCGTAGCCGTGGCGGGCAGCGATCGCAACGGGTAACGGCCGATGCGCATCTGTCAATGTTGAAGAACTGCCGGTGTCTCTGTCGCTTTGTGCGGTCGGAGACCGCGGAATGCGACGCTGCCGATACGCTGACCCGGCCCACCACCGACCCGGGAGCCGAGCCATGGCCGCGCGGAGTACCCACCTCGATCCGGACGCGTTGCTGGACCGGGCGGCGGTCGAGCGGGCCGACCTCATCGCCCTGGTGCGCGCGCACGACGGCCGGTCCACGCTGATCGCCCGGGACGCGCGCACCGGCGGCTTCTGCGGCCTGCCGCTCGGCCCGCTGGAGACGCCGCGCGCCGTCTCGTACGACGGAACGCGGTTTCTCGTCTCCGACCTGGCGGGCGGCCGGCTGCTGCTGCGCACCGTCGGCGGCGACGCGGACACGGTCCTACCGTCCGAGGGGGAGCAGAGCGGCGCGGTCGCGTTCTCGCCCGACGGCACGGGCGTCGCCATGCTGAACCAGGCCGGCGGGCGCGCCCTGCTGTCCGTCGTGGACCTTCGATCCCGCGGTGCCCGGACGGTGTGGACGGGCGAGGGCGCCGCCGAGGATCTCGCGCTCACCTGGTCGCCCGGCGGGCGCTTCCTCGCCGCCACCTACGTCACGCCCGACGACACGTCCGCCACGGTCGTCGTGGGCCACGACGGTGCCCTCGTGGCCGGCCAGGACGGGATGGAGATCGTCGGATCGTCCCACCGGGCCTGGCTCGACGACCACCGGCTCCTGCTCGTCGACGAGTTCTGGCCGGACGGCGTACCGCCGATCGTCGTCCTGGACCCGGCGACCGGTGCCCGGGAGCGATTGCGGCGCACCCGGCACGGTGCCGTGCTGGGCGCGGCCGGCGGGCGCCTCCTGCACCTGATCGATCGCGAGGGAGTCGTCACCGAGACGACCGCCGAGACGGACCGCCGCCCGTTCCTGATCGTCGGCCCGGACCTCTCCGTGGCCTTCCTCGACGTGGCGCCCGGCGCGTCACCGCGCTGAACCGCGCTGAACCGCCGTGGCCCGCTGAACCCTCGCCGGTGGCGGGCCGGAGCCCGCCACCGGCCACGTCGTCAGGCGGCCGACACCTCGAACAGCGCGGCCTGCTGCGGCTTGAGCAGCGGGACCGCGAGCCCGACCTCGGACAGCACCCGGCCGGGCAGCGTCACCGAGCCGGACGCCAGCCACGGCGGCGGCGCGTCCTGGGTGACCGCGCCGGTCAGCAGCGGGCGGACCGTGTAGGGCCGGTCCGGATCCAGGCCGGGCAGACGCAGCGGGGCGGGCAGCGCGGCCTGCGGCGCGTCCAGCGTCACGTAGGCGAAGATCGCGCTGCGCCGGTCCTGGGCGACCACGCCGTGCACCAGCTGGGCCGGGTCCGCGGTGTCGGCGCGGACCACCCGGCCGGTGTGCAGCAGCTCGCGGAAGCGCTTGTGCAGCGCGATCCACTCCGCGATCGTGGCGTGCTCCTCCGGCGTGGCGTGCAGCAGGTTCCACTCGATGCCGGCGCTGCCGAACAGCGCGGTGACCTGCCGGAACGCGAGATCCGTGGTGCGCCCGGTGATGTGCGCGGCCTGGTCCCCGAGGTGCCCGCCCAGATACTCCGGGGGTACGAGGACCGACGTCCAGCGCTGGATGCTCTGCCGGTCCAGCGGGTCGTTGGTGTCCGACGTCCAGAACCGGTCGACCAGCTCCAGGATGCCGAGGTCGACGCGCCCGCCGCCGGACGCGCAGCTCTCGATCTCCACGTCCGGGTGCGCCGTCCGCAGCTCGCGCAGCAGCCGGTAGAGCGCCGCGGTCTGCCGGTGCGCCACGCCCGGCGTGAGCACGTCCCGGTTGTGGTCCCACTTCAGGAACGCGATCGGGTACTCGTCGAGGAGCGCGTTGAGCCGCTCCAGCACGTACCCGTAGGCGCCGGGGTTCGAAAGGTCCAGCACGCGCTGGAAGCGCCAGGTGGGCGCGCCGGTGGCACCGAGCACCCAGTCCGGGTGCTCCGACGCGAGCCGTGAGGACGGGCTGACCATCTCCGGCTCGACCCACAGGCCGAAGTCCATGCCGGCCTCGTGCACCCGCTCGATCAGTGGATGCAGGCCGGACGGCCACACCTGCGCGTCGACGAACCAGTCGCCGAGCGCGCGCCGGTCGTCGCGCCGCCCGGTGAACCATCCGTCGTCCAGCACGAAGCGCTCGACGCCCACGGCACCGGCCGCGTCCGCGAGCGCGCCGAGCGTGTCGAGGTCCTGGGCGAAGTAGACCGCCTCCCAGGTGTTCAGCACGACCGGGCGCGGCCGGTGCAGCTCGGAGCGGTTGCGGATCCACGGGTGCAAGCGGTCCGAGAGGCCGTCCAGCCCGCGATCGGACCAGACGGCGACCAGCCACGGCGTGGCGTACTCCTCGCCCGGGGCCAGCGTGACCTCGCCCGCGCCGAGCAGCTCACCGGCGCCGAGCACGGCCGGGCCGAGCGCGGATCTCGACGCCCAGACCCGCTTGTCGCCGCTCCACGCCAGGTGCGCGGCCCAGACCTCGCCGCCGCGGAACCCGAACCCGGGCACGCCCGCGGCCAGCAGGAACGCGTCGTCGTGCCCGGGGCGGCCGTGCCGGGACTCGCGCATCCACGCGCCCTGGCGCAGCTCACCGCGCTGCGGCCGGCGCTCGTGCGCCCACAGCCCGGAGAAGTCCAGCACCTCGCGCGCCCGGTCCGGCACCGGCAGTTGCAGGTCCAGCGCGGTCAGCACGAAGTCGGACGTGCCGCGGTTGATCAGCGTGTGCCGCATGCGCAGCACGCCCTCGCGGGACAGTTCGAGCCGGGTGGTGACTGTCAGCGGCCCGGTCCCGGTGACGCTCATCCCACCTTCACCGGCGTCGGTGGACCAACCGTCCCAAGCAAGGGCGGACCGGTCGGTGAAGAACCCGTCGAGGCCCGGACGTTCGCTCCAGCCGTCCGTGAACGACGGCAGAAGAGGCAGCCACAGCGGTACGTCGATGCTGCTCGGCGGCACCGCGGGCACCGACGCGTCGGCGATCGCGGCGAGCGCCGGGGCGGGGAGGTCGCCGAGGTCGGCACCCCAGTGGACGATGGCGGGTGGACGTGCGTCGCGGGCGTCCAGCACGAGGCTGACGCCCGCGGCGCGAAGCTGGCGGATCAGGGCGCTACTCCTTGACGGGAATGGACTGCGATTTCAGGGTGTCGATGGTCGAGCGCTGCGCGGCGGCGAGCGCGTCGGCCAGCGTGCCGCGGCCGGAGACGGCGTTCTTGAAGCCGTCCGAGGTGTTGGCATAGGTCGAGGTCATCGTCGGTCCCCAGGTGAAACCGGGGGCGACCTGCGTGGCTGCCCGCGCGAACACCTCGTAGATCTTCTGGCCGCCGTAGAACTCGACGCCCTGCGCGTAGACCGGCAGGCTCGCGCCGGTCTTCGTCGCCGGGTACAGGTTGGCCTTCTCGGCCAGCAGCGTGAGCGCCTCCTCACTGGTGTTCAGCCACAGCGCGAACCGCGCGGCCTCGTACGGGTGTGCCGAGCCCTTGAACACGGCGGTGGACGACCCTCCCCAGTTCCCGGCGACGGTGCCGCCCGCGGACCACTGTGGCATGGGAGCGACGGCCCAGCGGCCGGCTGTGCCCGGCGCGCCGGAGGAGATCGAGTTCGCGCCCCAGACCGCGGACACCCAGGTCCAGGCGCTTCCGGAGTTGTATGCGTTGTCCCACTCGGTGGTCCACGGCGGCACGGTGGAGACCAGGTCGCGGTCGAGCAGCCGCTGCCAGTAGTCGGCGACCCGCGTGGTCTCCGGGCCGGTCAGGTCGACCGACCAGGTGTCGCCGTCACTGGCGAACCAGCTCGCACCGGCCTGCCACGACAGGCCCGCGAACTGGTTGACGTCGCTCTGCGAGAAGTTCGTGATGTAACCGCCGGCCGCCTTCACCTTCTCCGCCGCGGCCGCATATTCGTCCCAGGTCGTGGGCACCGCGATCCGGTGTTGGTCGAAGAGATCCTTGCGGTAGAACAAAGCCATCGGACCCGAATCCTGCGGTACGCCGTAGGCCGCGTCCGATTCGCCGAAGCTGACCTGATCCCACGTCCAGTCGATGAACTGCCCGCGCGCCGCCGTCACGTTCTCGCACGCGCCGAGGTCGAACAGGCCGTCCTGCACGCGAAAACTCGGCAGCGCGTCGTATTCGATCTGCCCGAGATCCGGCGGGTTTCCGGCGCGGAGCTGATTGAAGAAGTTCTGATACGTACCCCCGTTGCCGTTCGGTCCGGTCTGGACTTTGACCTGGATCCTGGGGTTGGCCGCGTTCCACACCTGCACGACCTCCTCGATCCCGGGAATCCACGAGGTGTAGGTGAGCGTGACCGGTTCCGCGTCGTCGGGCGCGCACGCGGCGGTCGAATCAGAGGGGGTGGAACAGGCCGTGATCAGCAGGGTGCAGCTCAGCGCGACGCCGAGCGTGCGCAGCGGGGTTTTCATCAGAGTGCCTGCTTTCCGATGAGGGGGACTACTTCACGGCCCCGGTGCCGAGACCGTTGCGCCAGAAGCGCTGCAAGAGCAGAAAAGCGATCACCAGCGGTACGACCGAGAGCAGCGCGCCGGTGAGGACGAGCCCACGCAGTTGCGGCACCTGGTTGACCTGCGTGTTCCAGGTGTAGAGGCCGAGCGTGACCGGGAACAGCCGCTCGTCGCCCAGCATGATCAGCGGCAGCAGGAAGTTGTTCCACACGGCCGTGAACTGGAACAGGAAGATGGTCACCAGCGCCGGCGTCATCAGCCGCGCCGCGATCGTGACGAACGTGCGCACCTCGCCGGCGCCGTCGATCCGCGCGGCCTCGATCAGGTCGTCCGGCACGCTCGCGGCCGCGTAGATGCGGGCCAGGTAGACGCCGAACGGGCTGACCACGCTGGGCAGGAACACCGACCAGAACGTGTTCGTCGCGCCGGCCCGGCTGAAGATGAGGAACAGTGGCAGCGCGAGCGCGGTGGCCGGGACCAGCACGCCGCCGAGCACCACGTTGAAGATCAGCTCCCGGCCGCGAAAACGGTATTTCGCCAGCGCGTATCCGCACATCGCGGCCAGCAGCGTGCCGATCAGCGCGGCACCGGCGGTGTAGAGGACGCTGTTGCCGAGCCAGCGCAGGAAGATCCCGTCCCGGTAGGTCAGTACCTCCCGCAGGTTGCCGATCAGCGCGAAGTCGGCGAACCACAGCGGCGAGGTGGAGGTGAACCCCGCCCGGGTCTTGGTGGCGCTGACGAACAGCCACCAGATCGGCGTCAGGAAGTAGACCGTGCACACGCCCAGCACGGTCATCGCCGCGATCCGCGCCCTCACCGACCCATCCCCCCGCGGCTCGTCGCCTTCAGTACCGAGAACGACAGCACGCAGGTGACCAGCGCCAGCACCACGGAGAACGCGGCCGCGAGATTGAAGTTCGGGATCGACGACGTCGAGTAGACCGTGAGGTTCGGCGTGTACGTGCTGGACACCGCGGAGGAGAAGCTGCGGAAGACCTGCGGCTCGGCCAGCAGCTGCAGCGTGCCGATCACGGAGAAGACCGCGGTCAGCACGATCGCGGGCCGGACCAGCGGGATCTTCACCGACCAGGCGATCCGGGCCGGCCCGGCGCCGTCGATCCGCGCGGCCTCGTAGATCTCCGGCGGGATCGCCAGCAGCGCCGAGTAGATGATCAGCATGTTGTAACCGGCGTAGACCCACGTCACCACGTTCGCCATCGCCCACAGCACCAGGTCCGCGGAGAGCAGGTCGACCGCGCCGGTCACCGGCGTGAACGGCGACAGCGTGGGGGAGTAGAGGAAGCCCCACATGATCGCGGCGATGACCCCGGGCACCGCGTACGGCACGAAGAACGCCAGCCGGAAGAAGCGCCGCCCGCGGACCAGGCCGGAGTCGAGCAGCAGCGCGAGGAACAGCGCCAGGACGAGCATGACGGGGATCTGCACCGCGCCGAACAGCAGCACGCGGCCGACCGAGGCCCAGAACGGCCCGTCGGAGAGGACCCGCTGGTACTGCACCAGCCCGCCGAAGACCTCGCGGGCCGGGCCGAACGTGCCGGTGCGCTCGACCGTGAACAGCGACTGGACCACGGCGTACCCGATGGGCAGCAGGTAGAAGAGCGTGAACAGCACGCCGAAGGGGGCGATGAAGAAGACCACCGCGGACCGGTGCCTGGTCACTCGCCCTCCCCGCTGTGTGCACGTGCACACATTTCGGCCGCACGAAGCGCGCGTGTCGTGTGTGTGAACGTGCACACAGTGTCACGTGGTTGATCGAGGGTCAAGACCGCGCCACTACGCTGTGCGGCGTGGCACGGACGCAACCGCAGAAACGCGCCACGGTGCACG
Coding sequences within it:
- a CDS encoding pectate lyase family protein, coding for MAVGTGVLTAAAAVVIGLPTTAAAATVFSDDFNDGDASGWTASGGSWSVVNDGTPVYQQSGTSSDARARTGSASLADYTVTVRVKPTAVNGSNRFVAVLARAQSATSYYYLALRSNNTVELKKLVNGSSTTLASAGTTFTLNNWHTLSLEVSGSTLRGSVNGASMLTVTDTQFASGQVGVATFNASARFDDVGVADGPGPTPTTTGPTTTPTTAPPTTGPPPTTGIVGWATQAGGTTGGASGPTVTVSSWADLRTQAQTSGARTILVNGMFSGSGTIEVTADKTIRGVGANSGVSGTTFNIEDMQPANVIIQNLNIRGVPGGDAIQIENATHIWIDHNTMSSTIEDDVDFYDGMMDMTHAADYITVSWNIVRDHWKTSLVGHSDGNASEDDGHLRITYHHNWFDRTFERSPRVRFGETVHVFNNYYTNINNNTASYAIASTMDAGVLVEGNVFENVQQACWSASGYADSDPGRLVARDNSLTSSGPCETNGTVAAVPYSYTAESVNTVKATVGSGAGTGRI
- a CDS encoding NAD(P)-dependent alcohol dehydrogenase, whose protein sequence is MKRLQYDRYGGPEVMWLAEFEPARPGPDEVLVRVRAAASNALDWKMRNGEMKLITGRSFPRAMGHDFAGVVEAVGADVTRLKTGDAVLGGARFLQAGAFAEMVTAQEKAVVLKPVDLSYEQAAALPTVGVTAYQATAEVRPGQAVFVNGCLGGVGRAAVQFARARGASVAGSCRDPAADEARELGVEPVVGFGFDPAALAGRFDLVFDTPGLLPFAAARTLLKPGGTIVDIVPTPAKMIRSALPGPFRAMMGRPVTADLEKVARTLRLPIARTVRLTEAIPALTELEREQRPKGGKLVITMAGS
- a CDS encoding cupin domain-containing protein, with amino-acid sequence MAKVNIVRPGEGEILGSGAHQIRILENGEHTDHRLGFAEVTIPPGTPSPLQHRHAQHDEGFYVLAGTFRFTVGEDQYDAGPGTWVIVPTGAPHTFANVGDENAVMLNTFTPDLYVQYFRDFKAMIDSGQPVNAETMKPLWKNYATEISNEYAS
- a CDS encoding helix-turn-helix domain-containing protein, giving the protein MIGNLETFQGELSASGFPPLVNKLAGADFQGRITTRDLGPLRLVSLDTPESACIGRERDASDGANLAVKVMTRGRTRIEQGRGDAELGPADLMLLDPTRTLRFESTAAAHVTILVPRRELRIRPAQIDRLIGVRIDGSHGPGALVSVLARESARSATGFREAEALRSAAAVIELIAVALEARLGDEQPAPDERLRNRITGYIEARLADPDLSPLGIAVAHHISVRRLHKLFEDQPLTVAALIRRRRLERCRAELAGSGRTVTAVAARWGFSDPTHFSKLFKATYGYNARALTTSNRARTTKTRTDGPEQDGGHQGRQ
- a CDS encoding TetR/AcrR family transcriptional regulator; this encodes MTGQIRRGRPRAGEQEARRHAALDAALAELVVHGLDGTTMQAVAARAGCSKESLYTWFSNRDGLLAALIERQSGQVTTAVAAALDSTADPRATLTVIAENLLRLLTSDTSVALNRAAMTSPDLAALLLRHGRHTTGPLIEGYLTHLTDQGRLRADDPADAFQLLYGLVVRDVQIRSLLGEPAPPADHLRAAAELAVDRFLTLTGSTPPSG
- a CDS encoding anthrone oxygenase family protein, yielding MHAARRTARAWTLGSATVATGLIAGFFYAYACSVMFGLARVDDHTFITAMQWINATVRNGWFAASFFGALPLTAAAAILHVRRDGRRVLPWAAAAFLLYAAAFAITMGISVPLNEELAAAGDPGAIGDPGAVRAAYEDVWVRWNLVRTLASIAAVVCLVRALIVHARPGARA
- a CDS encoding TolB family protein, with the protein product MAARSTHLDPDALLDRAAVERADLIALVRAHDGRSTLIARDARTGGFCGLPLGPLETPRAVSYDGTRFLVSDLAGGRLLLRTVGGDADTVLPSEGEQSGAVAFSPDGTGVAMLNQAGGRALLSVVDLRSRGARTVWTGEGAAEDLALTWSPGGRFLAATYVTPDDTSATVVVGHDGALVAGQDGMEIVGSSHRAWLDDHRLLLVDEFWPDGVPPIVVLDPATGARERLRRTRHGAVLGAAGGRLLHLIDREGVVTETTAETDRRPFLIVGPDLSVAFLDVAPGASPR
- a CDS encoding alpha-galactosidase → MLDARDARPPAIVHWGADLGDLPAPALAAIADASVPAVPPSSIDVPLWLPLLPSFTDGWSERPGLDGFFTDRSALAWDGWSTDAGEGGMSVTGTGPLTVTTRLELSREGVLRMRHTLINRGTSDFVLTALDLQLPVPDRAREVLDFSGLWAHERRPQRGELRQGAWMRESRHGRPGHDDAFLLAAGVPGFGFRGGEVWAAHLAWSGDKRVWASRSALGPAVLGAGELLGAGEVTLAPGEEYATPWLVAVWSDRGLDGLSDRLHPWIRNRSELHRPRPVVLNTWEAVYFAQDLDTLGALADAAGAVGVERFVLDDGWFTGRRDDRRALGDWFVDAQVWPSGLHPLIERVHEAGMDFGLWVEPEMVSPSSRLASEHPDWVLGATGAPTWRFQRVLDLSNPGAYGYVLERLNALLDEYPIAFLKWDHNRDVLTPGVAHRQTAALYRLLRELRTAHPDVEIESCASGGGRVDLGILELVDRFWTSDTNDPLDRQSIQRWTSVLVPPEYLGGHLGDQAAHITGRTTDLAFRQVTALFGSAGIEWNLLHATPEEHATIAEWIALHKRFRELLHTGRVVRADTADPAQLVHGVVAQDRRSAIFAYVTLDAPQAALPAPLRLPGLDPDRPYTVRPLLTGAVTQDAPPPWLASGSVTLPGRVLSEVGLAVPLLKPQQAALFEVSAA